One Panicum virgatum strain AP13 chromosome 3N, P.virgatum_v5, whole genome shotgun sequence DNA segment encodes these proteins:
- the LOC120663948 gene encoding KAT8 regulatory NSL complex subunit 3-like isoform X1, with protein sequence MAPKRRRADQSLPATAPAPPLRTPKRQPVVVFAHGAGAPSSSDWMVHWKEMVQDALDAVEVVTFDYPYMSGGKRRAPPKAEKLIDHHLGVVKDAAAKYQGHPLILMGKSMGSRVSCMVASSDDIDVSAVVCLGYPLKGVNGAVRDETLLQLKVPTMFVQGSKDGLCPLDRLESTRKKMTCKNELHVIDGGDHSFKIGKKYLESRGLNQHDAEMEAVKAISQFVQNSFSEICT encoded by the exons ATGGCtcccaagcgccgccgcgcggatcAGAGcttgccggcgacggcgccagCTCCTCCCCTTCGGACGCCTAAACGTCAGCCGGTGGTCGTCTTTGCCCACGGCGCCggtgccccctcctcctccgattGGATGGTCCA TTGGAAGGAGATGGTGCAGGACGCCCTGGATGCTGTCGAAGTGGTGACCTTTGACTACCCAT ATATGTCAGGTGGGAAGCGCAGGGCGCCGCCAAAGGCAGAGAAGCTTATTGATCATCACCTGGGCGTCGTGAAGGATGCTGCCGCCAAGTATCAGGGACATCCTCTTATTTTGATGGGGAAGTCCATGGGATCGAG GGTCAGCTGCATGGTGGCAAGCTCCGATGACATTGATGTTTCTGCTGTTGTATGCTTGGGTTACCCTTTGAAG GGAGTGAATGGAGCAGTGAGAGATGAGACACTATTACAGCTGAAGGTTCCAACAATGTTTGTTCAG GGAAGTAAAGATGGCTTGTGCCCCTTAGATAGACTTGAGTCCACTCGCAAGAAGATGACCTGCAAGAATGAACTACATGTTATTGATGGTGGTGACCACTCTTTTAAGATCGGCAAAAAATACCTAGAGTCTAGAGGGCTAAATCAACATGATGCTGAAATGGAAGCTGTTAAAGCGATTTCGCAGTTTGTCCAGAACTCCTTCAGTGAGATCTGTACCTAG
- the LOC120663948 gene encoding KAT8 regulatory NSL complex subunit 3-like isoform X2, with protein sequence MAPKRRRADQSLPATAPAPPLRTPKRQPVVVFAHGAGAPSSSDWMVHWKEMVQDALDAVEVVTFDYPCGKRRAPPKAEKLIDHHLGVVKDAAAKYQGHPLILMGKSMGSRVSCMVASSDDIDVSAVVCLGYPLKGVNGAVRDETLLQLKVPTMFVQGSKDGLCPLDRLESTRKKMTCKNELHVIDGGDHSFKIGKKYLESRGLNQHDAEMEAVKAISQFVQNSFSEICT encoded by the exons ATGGCtcccaagcgccgccgcgcggatcAGAGcttgccggcgacggcgccagCTCCTCCCCTTCGGACGCCTAAACGTCAGCCGGTGGTCGTCTTTGCCCACGGCGCCggtgccccctcctcctccgattGGATGGTCCA TTGGAAGGAGATGGTGCAGGACGCCCTGGATGCTGTCGAAGTGGTGACCTTTGACTACCCAT GTGGGAAGCGCAGGGCGCCGCCAAAGGCAGAGAAGCTTATTGATCATCACCTGGGCGTCGTGAAGGATGCTGCCGCCAAGTATCAGGGACATCCTCTTATTTTGATGGGGAAGTCCATGGGATCGAG GGTCAGCTGCATGGTGGCAAGCTCCGATGACATTGATGTTTCTGCTGTTGTATGCTTGGGTTACCCTTTGAAG GGAGTGAATGGAGCAGTGAGAGATGAGACACTATTACAGCTGAAGGTTCCAACAATGTTTGTTCAG GGAAGTAAAGATGGCTTGTGCCCCTTAGATAGACTTGAGTCCACTCGCAAGAAGATGACCTGCAAGAATGAACTACATGTTATTGATGGTGGTGACCACTCTTTTAAGATCGGCAAAAAATACCTAGAGTCTAGAGGGCTAAATCAACATGATGCTGAAATGGAAGCTGTTAAAGCGATTTCGCAGTTTGTCCAGAACTCCTTCAGTGAGATCTGTACCTAG